TCGGGTTCGCCCTGGGCGCGCTCTTCTGGGGCTACCTGCTGCGCGCGGGCAGGACGGACGCGGAGGCCGCGGGCACGCCGGACGACAGCGCCTCCTGACGCTTGCGCTGGCGGTGCCGGAGGATGCGCTCATAGGCCGCGTTCAGCTCGCGCATCTTCTCCGGTGAGCCGCCGCGGTCCGGGTGCGCCTCCATGGCGAGCGCGTGGTAGCGCGCGCGCACCGTGTCCGCCGAGTCCAGCGGCGACACGCCCAGGAGCCGGTACGGGTCCTGCTCCTCCAGCGCGGACAGCCAGCGGTCCAGCCGGTCCTTGACCTCGATGAACTGCTCGTCCTGCGCGCCCGAGTCCTTCACCGGGTGCGTCCGCACCTTCGCGTCCGCCCGGAAGACGTCGGAGTACACGCTGGACACCCAGCGATGACACCCGGAGCACCGGTAGTAGCGAACCCGGGTCCCGGGTTGCAGGGTCATCCGGATGCCGCAATGGGTGCACTCCACATCGACGTTTTCCAGCGTCTGCCAGTTCGCGGCCGCGTTCATCGAACCTTGCTCCTGTTCGCAACACACATGTAGCAGCGGCAAGCTCCCACGATGAGCGATCGCGTCAAGAAAAACTCTTCGCTCCGGGGTAGAAGGGGCTCCATGCCTCCCCTGTTTCTCACTGGCCTGCTGCTCGCCGCCACCGCACCCGCCCAGGCCCCGGCTGCCCCGCCGC
This genomic window from Myxococcus hansupus contains:
- a CDS encoding J domain-containing protein, encoding MNAAANWQTLENVDVECTHCGIRMTLQPGTRVRYYRCSGCHRWVSSVYSDVFRADAKVRTHPVKDSGAQDEQFIEVKDRLDRWLSALEEQDPYRLLGVSPLDSADTVRARYHALAMEAHPDRGGSPEKMRELNAAYERILRHRQRKRQEALSSGVPAASASVLPARSR